The DNA region CGCCTCTTCACGGTGATCCGTCGGCGCGACGACCAGCAGCATCACCTCGAAGGCTACCGGAGCGACGACGGAGGCGAGACGTGGACCCTGGCGGGCATCGTCGCGGCCGACACCGGGCGTGGCAACCCGGCGAGCCTGGTGCGCCTCGCCGACGGTCGCCTCTGCTGCGTGTACGGCTTCCGCGCCGAGCCGTTCGGCATGCGCGTCGTGATCAGCCGGGACGAGGGCGGCACGTGGTCGGCTCCGCACCCGCTACGCTCAGGCGCCGCCGACTGGGATCTCGGCTACCCGCGCACCGTCGTGCGCCGCGACGGACGCCTGGTCACGACGTACTACTTCAACGATCCCTCGGGCCCGGAGCGCTATATCGCCGCGACTCTGTGGCGCCCCTGAGCCCATTCCGTCGCCTGTGCGAGCGAGTAAAGTCATCGCTTCTGCAACCTTCCGCCCCCCGCGTTCGACCGATCAAAAGCCAACGTTCGTTAGGCAATGACTCACGGTCCTCGGCTTCGACGTGAGTGGCCAACAGGGAGGTGTGGATGAGCAGGATCTTGCGCGGATGCTCGCTCGCGATGGGGCGAGCGTGTGTAGTAGGCCTGGCCACGGGACTGTTGTGGTTGGGTACGACGACGGCGGTCTCGGCCGCCAGCCTGACGATCCGGACCGGCGTGGATGCCGGCGGCGCCGTGCTCGGATCCGGGGTGGCGGACCCGTTGTGGACCATCTCGGTCCAGGGTGGCGCCTTTGTGGCCGCCGAGGTCGCAGCGCCGGGGCACCCGATCATCTGCTGCGGCATGGAGACCGTCAGCTCGACTGCACGATGGATCTCCGATCCGTCGATCAGCACAGGGAGTGCCGCCACGGGATGGGGAGTGGGACCAACGGCCATCGCCCGCCGGTCGTTCGACCTGAGCGCCTTCGACCTGTCGACGGTCGCGCTGACGGGTTTCTGGCGCGTCGCCGACAACCGTCGTGGCGTCTTCATCAACGGCAACCTGCTGCCGGGCACCAATGACGGTGGCGCGGGGTGGAACAACGACCAGGCGCTGAACCTGGCGGCCGGCAGCGGCTTCTTCGTCCAGGGCCAGAACGTCATCGAGATCCGGGGCACCTCGCAGAACAGCAACTGGGACGGCTTCTGGCTCGATGTCACGCTCGAAGGCCGCGACCGGAACGGTGGTGGCACCGTGCCGGAACCGACAACGCTGGCCCTGATGGGCACGGCTCTGCTCGGCGCGGTGACCCGCCGGCGTCGCCGGTAGGCGCAACGCAGCAAGAGGTGCGTGAGCGCACGCGCTCACGGTTCCAGCAGGAAGGCGGGGCGCACGTCTGTGGACGCGCGCTCCGCGCTCCGTTCCCGGGATGCTGGATGGGCGCCGCCTCGGTTCACAGCGTGTCGCTGTCGGGCACCGACGAGTCCGGCAGCCGACTGTCGCCACCCTTCTTCGAGAACAGCGGCCACAGCAGCGTCAGCGCGGCGAGCGCCAGGAACAGCAGCGAGATCGGCCGCGTGAAGAACGTGGCGACCGATCCTTCCGACAGGGCGAGCGCGCGCCGCAGGTTCGACTCGGCCATCGGTCCCAGGATCAGCGCGAGCACCAACGGCCCCATCGGGAACCCCTGCTGGCGCAGCAGGAACCCGAACACGCCGCCCAGCAGCGCCGTCCACACGTCGCCGGTCGACTGGTTCAGCGCGTAGCTCCCGCCCAGGGCGACGGCGAGGACCGTGGCCCATAGGTACTGGTCGCGGATCTTCAGGATCTTCGCCAGCACGCGCGCGCCGAGCAGACCCCACACGAGCGTCACCAGCGACGCCATGAAGACGAGCGCGACGATCGTCGCAACGAGATCGGGACGGTTGCGGAACAGGAGCGGCCCCGGCTGGAGGCCGTGCATCAGCAGCGCGCCGATCAGCACCGCGGCCGCCGAGTCACCCGGGATGCCCAGGGCCAATGTCGTCACCAGCGACCCGCCGATGCCGGCGTTGGCGCCGGTCGTCGCGGCAATCAGGCCTTCGAGCGAGCCCTTGCCGAACTTCTCCGGCGTCTTCGAGAATCGGCGGCTCTGGTCCCAGGCGAGGATGGCGCCGACGTCGGCGCCAGCGGCCGGCATGATGCCGATCCAGATGCCCATCAGCGAGCCACGCAGGCCGTGCATCCACAGCGGCCGTGCCTCCTCGCGCGTCGGCAGCATGTTGGTCGTCTGCGTCGAGCCGTCGAGCTGCTGGCGCGCCGGGCTCACCATCTGCGTGAAGACCTCGGCGATTCCGAACAGCCCGACCATCACCGGGATGAACGAGACGCCATCGAGCAGTTCCGGCTGTCCGAAGGTAAAGCGCGGGTAGCCGGTGATCGAGTCGAGGCCGATGACGGCGAGCAGCAGGCCGATGATGCCCGTCGCAACGCCCTTCAGCATCGATCCGCCGGATACGCCCACGATCGTGCTGAGCCCGAAGACGGCAACGGCGAAGTACTCCGCCGGGCCGAACCGCAGGGCGAGGCGCGACAGCGGCAGCGCCGCGATCAGCAGCACCACGAGGCTGAGGAAGATGCCGAGGAAGGCGCCGATGGCGTTGAGGCCGAGCGCCAGCCCGGCACGGCCCTGACGGGCCAATGGATAGCCGTCCCATGTCATGGCGATCGACGCGGGGGTGCCGGGCGTGTTCAACAGGATCGCGGGGACGCCACCGCTGAAGATCGCCGACACCAGCAGGCCGAGCAGCATCGCCATCGCCTGATCGGGCTTGACCCAGAACGTGAAGGGTGTGAGCACGGCCAGGCCCATCGTCGCCGTGAAGCCGGGCAGGCTGCCGAAGAGGACGCCGAGCGCCACGCCGACGAGCACGTACAGCCACGCGTCGGGCGACAGCAGGGGCGCGAGCAGGAGCATGGGATCGCCGGGCATCGCTAGAAGCGGACTCCCAGCCCGCGCTCGAAGAGGAGTTGGAGCACCGTGGCCATCAGCACGGCGGTGACGCCTGCGCCGCGCCACGACAGGCCGGTGATCCGCAGGAACGCGAGCAGTACGACGCCGGTCAGCACGCCGTGCCCGTTCGGGACGACGCGCCACAACAGCGCATACACGGCCAGCAGGGCCATGGTCAGGGGCACCTCGCGGTGATGACGCACCCAGGCCGGCGCCGAGGTCCCGGGGCTGCGGAAGATGAGCAGGGAAACGACGAGCAAGGCGAGCGCCAGCACGCGCGGCACCAGGGCCGGGCCGGGCACGCCCTGCGAGCCTCCGGGCCAGTGCATCGTCGTCAGGGCGATCGCGGCGGCAAGCACCGCGAGCACCTGGGCGACCAACCGCGGCCCTCGCATCAGCGCACGAACCCGAACTCGCGCACCAGGCGCGCGTATCGCGTGGCCTCCGCGTCGACGAACGCGCGGAACGCCCTGGAGTCGAGCGGCTGCACGTCGAGGCCGGCGGTCTGGCAGTACTTCACGAAGGCGGGCTGCGTGAAGGCCGCCAGGATGTCCTGCTCGAGCCGCGCCAGCGTGGCAGGCGCGACACCCTTCGGCATCATGAAGCCGCCCCACGCCTCGAAGATCAGGTCGAGTCCTTCGCTGCGGAACGTGACCGCTTCAGGGAACACGGGCGAGGGTGTGTCGGCCATGATGCCGAGCAACCGCACGGCACCACCGCGCACCAGCGCCTGCACTTCCGGCACGCCGGCCATGACCGCATCGACGTGGCCGCCGAGCAGCGCCGTCGTCGCCGGCCCCGACCCGGGGAACGGCGCGAAGACGAAGGATCGGCCGAGCTGGCGCGCCAGGGCCAGCGTCCCCAGGTGCCACACACTGAGTGGTCCGGCCGCCCCCATCGCGACGCGCGCGCCGCCCCGCACGGCGGCGATGAAGTCGCGCAGGGTGCGGTAGGGCGATGCGGCTGGTACCGCGAGCGCCGCCGGCGCCCGGTGGTGGCGGGCGAGCAGGTCGAAATCGTGCGTCGACAGGTCCACGTACTTGAGGTGCGGGACGACGGCGAGCTCGACCGGCGCGTAGCCCACGAGGTAGCCGTCGGGCGCCGCGTACTTCACGGCGGAGAACGCAACCGCGCCCATCGCGCCGACGCGGTTCTCGCAGAGCACCGGCACGTGCAGGCGTTCGTTGAGCCCCCGCGACGTGAACCGCGCGACGGTGTCGGACATGCCGCCGGGTGCGGCGTGGACGATGACACGCACCTCACGCGACGGCCACGGTCCTTCCTGCCGGGCGCACGCTGCCGCTGAACCCGCGAGCATCGCCAGTCCCGCTTGCAGGAAGCGCCGGCGCTGCGCGTCGACGTGAACGTCGACGCCCACGACCTGGTCGTCGACGCCCTCGACCTGGTCGCCGACTCCCGATTCCCGATTCCCGATTCCCGGTTGGTGCTCAGTACGCCGCACGCGGCCCGCCCTTCGCGCGACCGAGCGGGTCGAGCCACGCCTTCGCGCCTTCGGCAAACAACGTGAGGTCGGAGGCGGCGTGGAACAGCCGGAAGCCTTCGGCCGCGAACCGCTGCACCGACTCGGGCGAGGCGACGGGGCGACCGCAGTACTTGCCGTGCCGATGCGCGGCGTCGCGCACCCGCTCGGCGGCCTTCAGCACGTCGGGATGCATCATGTTGCCGCGCAGCCCCATCGAGAACGAGAGGTCGCTGGTGCCGACGAAGAGCACGTCGATGCCTTCGACCGCCGCGATCTCCTCGCAACGCTCGACGCCCTCCGCCTGTTCGATCACCGCCACCACCAGCACCTGGTCGTCGGCCGAGTCGAAGTAGGACGGCACCGCGGGCCACGTGCCCTCCGCGAGCCCCGACCCCGAACCGCGTACGCCCCGTGGCGGATATCGGCACGCCCGCGACGCCTGTTCGGCCGCCGCCGGCGTGCTCATGAACGGAAACACCACGCCGTGTACGCCCTGGTCGAGCACCCGCTTGGCCATCCACGTCTCGCCGGCCGGCACGCGCGCGATCGGCACTGCCGGCAGGCCGCGTGTCGCGAGGACGATCCCGCGCAGCGTCTCCAGCGTGATCGGGCTGTGCTCCATCTCGACCCACAGGAAGTCGAACCCGGAGCGCGCCGCCACGAGCGCCATGTCGAGGCTCGTCGCCGTGACGGGCATGCCCACCACGTACTCGCCCCGCGCCAGGCGCGCCTTCACCGGGTTCACCCAGGGGGTCGCCGTCTCCGCCGTCGTCGTCACTTCGCTGCCGCGTCCTTCATGAGCCACACCTCGGCCACCTGGTTGCCGCGCCCCGCGCCGCCGATGCCCTCGTTAATCCGCCAGGTGAGCGTGACGGCACCGTCGGCCGTCGCGGCCCTGGGGATCGTGAACTCCACCGGCGCCACCGGCGAAGGCTTGGCCATCGCCGCGTGCACCTCGTGCGTGTCGTCGGCGACCAGGCGGATGCGCACGTTCTGGCTGTAGACGTCGCCAGCGTAGACCACTCGCAGCTTGTAGGTGGCGGTGGGGTCGAGGCCGGCGTACCGCATCTGCAGGGCGCCATCGTAGAACGCCTCGGCATGGCTCATCCACGACAACCGCCAGTTGGGCAGCGATCCGAAGCCCGTGAGGCCCGACAGGTAGGGGCCGGGGTCCTGACGGAAGTCGGGTGGCGCCACCAGGTGGGGCTGTATCCCGGGGGCGCCGAGGTCGTCGTAGAAGCCGCCCGGCCCGGGATCGGTCCAGCGCGCCAACCGCTCGACGGCCTCGGCGCGCTGGCGCTCGTTCGGCAACGCCCTGATCGCGGCGAACTGCTCGGAGAACCAGACGCGGTCGTTGAGGGGGGCGTCCACCAGATCGAGGTTGGCGCCGCGGCCGACGGCGATCGCCCGGTACAGTGGCACCGACAACTGCATCCGCACGCTCTGGTAAAGCGCCTCGGCGAGTTGGAACACGCGAGTGCGGAGGTCGGCGGCCACCGGCTGCGCCGCCGACTGCGACAGCACGCGCTCGGCTTCCGCCATGGCCGCCATCGACCCCAGCCCGGCAACGTTGGCGAGCACGCTCGTGGCCTGCGCCTGCGCCGCCTGCTCGTGGATCAGCCGTCGGCGCACGTACGCATCGTAGTAGGCCCGATACAGGCCCTGCTGGAAGCGCCAGTTGAGCAGGTCGCGCGGCGCCGCGGCGCGCTCCATCGCCTGGAACTGCGCGAGCGTGCGCTCGACGCCGATGTTGGCCGCGAGCGGCCCGCGCCAGTTCTCCTCGAGCCCGAGGATCGCCTCCGACAGGGGCTCGGCGTACGTCGGCCCAACGAAATAACGGGCGTACTGCCGCACGATGTCGCGCACGTCGGCCTTCGGGTTCCACCCGAGGCCGCTCCACACGATCTTGTTGACGTCGTCGTTGCAGCCTTCCGAGTACGTGATGAAGTCGGGCGACACCGACAGCCAGCGCTGGAACGCCGCCGCCTGATCGAGCGGACGCGGGTTGATCGGCTCGCGGTCGAGCGTGCGCGCGTACGCCACGTCCCACAGCGGCACGGGGTACTCGGCACGGATGGTGTGCGTGATGTCGGGGTACCGACGAAGCTTGTACTGAGGCGGGATGCGCTTGCGAACCGTGGCGAGCGTGTCGCGATTCTGCGGGCCGATGACGATGCCCGTCAGCCAGGCGGGTTGCCTGGCCATCAGCCCGTAGAAGGTCTCCATCCACTGGGCGGTGAAGCCCTGCGGCGACATCCACATCGTCATCTTCGGGTGGAACTTCCTGATGTTGGCCGTCTGCCGCTCGAGCAGCTGGAACATCACCGACGGCTCGGTGTGGCCGGGGTCGCCGCCGGGGACGAAGATCGCATCGAGCCGCGGCAGTTGCTTCAGCACGCCCTCCCATTCGGCGAGCGCTCGCGTGATGTCGGCCTCGGTCGTGTACGACTCGTCGAGGGCCGGGTACCACACCCACACGTCGAGGCCGTACTTGTCGGCCAGCCGCGACATCTCCACCATCATCTCCATCTGCGGACGCGGGAAGTGCGGACTGTCGGCTGCGTCGTCGGAGCGCGGCGGGATCAGCTCGATCGCGCTGGTCCCGAAGATGGCGAGATCGCGGATGTACTGGTCCCACTGCCGCTCGTCCCACGCGTCGTAGGAGTTGGTCTTCGGCCGGTAGCCGAGCTGATGGCCGCGGAGGGAGACGACCGGCGTCTCGCTGACGTCGAGGGCGGCAGGCAGCACGACGCGATCGCGATGCATCTCGAGCGTGCGCAGGAGACGCCCGACGCCGAACAGCACGCCGCGATCGTCGGTGCCGGCGACGACGAGGCTGCCGGGCGCGGTGCTGATGCGGTAGCCGTCGACGCCCGGGGCTGGTCCGCCAAGGCGACTGGCGAGCGGTCCACGCCTCAGGGACGCGAGGCGACCAACGTGGATGGCGGGCCCGGCGCCGGCGCGCTCGGCGATCGTCCAGCGCACCAGTGACCGCTTCTGGACCTCCTCGAGCAGCACGGTGGCAGCCGTGCGCTCGCGCGGCGTCGCGTCGGGCGCGACGACGATGGTGGCGCTGGTGAGGTCGAGCGGTCGGGCAACCGGCACGATGGCCGGCGCGACGTCGGGCTGCGCGGCAACAACGGGTGTCGACAACACAGCCAGCCAGCCGAGGAGGGCCAGGGTCGAGCGGACGGACGCGGACATGAGCGAGGCCTCCGGGCGGGAACAGCGCGGTGTCATTTTGAAAGTCGTTCCATTTTCTACACCAGGTGTTTTATAAATGCCACTCGCAAGGCACGGGAGTCGGGAGTCGGGAGTCGGGAATCGGGAGTCGACGCGCTGCGCTGCGACTCGGGTTGCCCGCAGCCTGTCGCCTGTGGCCTGCTCTACGCCCATGTCCCTACTCACGCCCGAGGAGTTGGCTGCCCTGGCGGCCATCGACAGCCCCACGGTCGCCAACGCCATCGAGCGCTTCAAGGTGCGTCGGCGGGTGGATGGCTATGCCGACCGCGACCTGCGGTGCGCGTTCCCGCACTACGGCACGATGCTCGGATACGCGGTGACGTGTACGGCCGACAGCACCACCGAGGGCCGGGCCGACGGAGCGGGCCTGCTCGGCCTGTGGGCAGCGCTCGAGGCGGCGCCCAAGCCGGCGGTGCTGGTCATCAAGGACGTCGGGCCCGACCCGCGCAAGGGGTGCCACATAGGCGAGATCATGGCCACCACCGCCAAGGCGCTCGGGGCGGTGGGCTGCGTCTCCGACGGTGGGCTCCGCGACGTGAAGGAGGTGGAGTCGCTGGGCGGCTTCCAGTACTTCTGCCCGGGATTCGTCGTGTCGCACGGGCAGCCGGTCATCCTCGACGTCAACGTGCCGGTCGAGATCCACGGCCTGCCGATCGCGCCGGGAGCGCTGTTGCACGGCGACGTCAACGGCCTGGTGGACATCCCGCTGTCGATCGCGGCGGAGGTGGCCGACGCCTGCCAGGCGGTACGCGTCGAGGAAGGCGCCCTGCTCGAGTTGATCAAGGCGCCCGGGTTCTCGGTCGAGAAGTTGCGCCAGTGGAAGCTGACGCACTAGCGGTGCCGGGAGTCGGGAGTCGGGAGTCGGGAGTCGGGAATCGGGAGTCCAGGACGGCATCAGTCCTGGACCCCGCGCCGAGACGATCAGCCGTGTCTCATCGACTTGCCCGTCGCGGTCGCGGCGTCGCGGACGGCAGCGATGATCTGCTTCTGCATGGCCTTGTCGCGCAGGCGCATCTTCGGCAGCGACAGGCTGATCGCGCCCACGACGACGCCGTCGGGCCCGGCAACCGGGGCGCCGAAGCAGCACCCCTCGAGCACGCTCTCCTCGGCGTCGACCGAGAAGCCCTCCTTGCGCACCCGTTCGTATTCCTGCTTGAGCACGACCTCGTCGATGATGGTGTGCGCGGTGAAGCGATGCGTCCCGTAGCTGCGCCGCAGCCGCTCCACCACGTCGTCGGGGAGGTGGGCGGTGATGGCCTTGCCGAGCGAACTGGCGTGAGGGGGGAGGATGCGCCCCACCGTATTGGCCATGCGAATCAGCTGCGGGCTGTCCAGCGTGGCGACCACCTCGATCCGGTTGTCGAAGTGCATCGCCAGCGTGATGGTCTCGCCGAACTCGCGGCTCAGGGTCCGCATGTGCGGCATGGCGGCATCCACGAGATCGCTCACGCGCATTCCGTCGCCCCACACGCGCAGGTCGGCCGACAGCGCGTACGCGCCCTCGGCGGACCGATCGACGTAGCCCGAGACCTCGAGGGTGTGCAGCAGGCGGAACACCGAGCTCTTGGCCAGGCCCACCCGCGCGGCGATGTCGGCCAGCCCGAGCGGCGCCTCGGACTTGCGCAGCACCGCCAGGATCTCGAGCGCGCGGCCGATCACCTTGGAGTAGTACTTGTCGTCGCGGACGCGGGTCGTCGCCTTGCGGGTCGCGACGGTGGGACGGGAACTGCGGCTCGGCATCCGGGTCCCGTCATTGTAGCGCCCACGTCCCAGCGCCTCGAGCCGAAACCCTCAGCCCCTTGTCGAGACTCCTGATGCGATCCCTGGTCCTTGCCGCCCTGTTGCTCGCCATGCCCCTGCTACCGGCCGCCGCCCAGGCGCCCGCCCCCGTGACCACGCGGGTGTTCGGCCCCGAGACCGCCACCGGGCCCTACAAGCACCCCGCGTGCCTGACCGAGTTGGCCAACGGCGACCTGTACCTGGTGTACTACGGCGGGCAAGGCGAGTATGCGCGTGACACCACGGTGTTCGGCGCCCGCCTGAAGGCCGGCACCAGCACGTGGAGCACGCCGGTGCCCGTGGCCCACGACCCCTTCAGGTCGGTCGGCAACGGCGTGATCTGGCAGGCCCCCGACGGCCTCGTGTGGCTGTTCTACGTGGTGCGCTACGGCGACACCTGGGGCACCTCGCGCATCCAGGCCAAGGTGTCGCGCGACCTCGCCGCAACGTGGTCGGATGCCTTCCCGGTGGCCCTCGAGCCGGGGATGATGGTGCGCAACCGGCCGATCGTGCTCGCCGACGGGTCGTACCTGCTCCCGGTCTACTTCGAGGACGGCCAGGACACCGAGCAGGTGGGCCCGAAGAGCACGTCGCGTTTCCTCCGCTTCGATCCGAAGGCGAAGGCGCCGGCCTGGGAGTCGCTCGGCGAGATCCGCTCGCCACGCGGGAACATCCAGCCGGCGGTCGTCGAGGTCGCGCCAGGGCACCTCATCGCGTACTCGCGCCGCGGTGGCGGCTACGGCCCGACCACCGATGGCTGGCTCGTGCGGGGCGAGTCGACCGACGGCGGCCGCACGTGGTCGGAGGGCCGCGACTCGGCCTTCCCGAACCCGAACTCCGCCGTGGACTTCCTGAAGCTGTCGTCGGGGGCGCTGCTGCTGGTCTACAACGACCACATGTGGAAGCGATCGCCGCTGATGCTCGCGCTGTCGGACGACCAGGACCGCACCTGGCCCGTCAAGCGTGCGCTGGCCACCGGCGAGAACAGCTTCGCCTACCCGATTGCCTTCCAGGCCCGCGACGGCCGCATCCATGTGGTCTACACGTCGGACGAACGCAAGGTCATCAACCACGCCATCGTCACGGAGGCGTGGATCCGGGGGAAGTAGGGGCTGGGCGCTGGTCAGGACTGGCGGCGCCGTGGCGCCGCTATACTTCCGGGGTGTCTGCTCCTGCCGTCGCGCTGCACGGCGTGTCCAAGCGCTTCACGCTCTACCACCAGGGCGGGAGCGGCCTCAAGGAGCGGCTCGTGGGGCTGGTCGGCGGTCGGCGCGAGGCGCGCGAGACCTTCTGGGCGCTCCGCGACGTCGGCTTCTCGGTGGATCGCGGCGAGACGCTGGGCCTGATCGGCCACAACGGCTGCGGCAAGAGCACGCTGCTCCAGATCATCGCGGGCATCCTCGAGCCCGACGAGGGTCGCGTGGAGACCAGCGGCCGCATCACGTCGCTGCTCGAGCTCGGCGCCGGCTTCAGTCCCGACCTGTCGGGGCGCGAGAACATCTTCCTGAACGCCTCGCTCCATGGCGTGGCCTCGAGCGTCATCCGCGCGAAGTTCGACGAGATCGTCGCGTTCGCCGAGCTCGGCCGCTTCATCGACACGCCCGTCCGCAACTACTCGTCGGGCATGTACATGCGCCTCGGGTTCTCGGTGGCCGCGCACCTCGACCCGGAGATCGTGCTCGTCGACGAGGCGCTC from Luteitalea sp. TBR-22 includes:
- a CDS encoding PEP-CTERM sorting domain-containing protein — its product is MSRILRGCSLAMGRACVVGLATGLLWLGTTTAVSAASLTIRTGVDAGGAVLGSGVADPLWTISVQGGAFVAAEVAAPGHPIICCGMETVSSTARWISDPSISTGSAATGWGVGPTAIARRSFDLSAFDLSTVALTGFWRVADNRRGVFINGNLLPGTNDGGAGWNNDQALNLAAGSGFFVQGQNVIEIRGTSQNSNWDGFWLDVTLEGRDRNGGGTVPEPTTLALMGTALLGAVTRRRRR
- a CDS encoding tripartite tricarboxylate transporter permease; translation: MPGDPMLLLAPLLSPDAWLYVLVGVALGVLFGSLPGFTATMGLAVLTPFTFWVKPDQAMAMLLGLLVSAIFSGGVPAILLNTPGTPASIAMTWDGYPLARQGRAGLALGLNAIGAFLGIFLSLVVLLIAALPLSRLALRFGPAEYFAVAVFGLSTIVGVSGGSMLKGVATGIIGLLLAVIGLDSITGYPRFTFGQPELLDGVSFIPVMVGLFGIAEVFTQMVSPARQQLDGSTQTTNMLPTREEARPLWMHGLRGSLMGIWIGIMPAAGADVGAILAWDQSRRFSKTPEKFGKGSLEGLIAATTGANAGIGGSLVTTLALGIPGDSAAAVLIGALLMHGLQPGPLLFRNRPDLVATIVALVFMASLVTLVWGLLGARVLAKILKIRDQYLWATVLAVALGGSYALNQSTGDVWTALLGGVFGFLLRQQGFPMGPLVLALILGPMAESNLRRALALSEGSVATFFTRPISLLFLALAALTLLWPLFSKKGGDSRLPDSSVPDSDTL
- a CDS encoding tripartite tricarboxylate transporter TctB family protein, which translates into the protein MRGPRLVAQVLAVLAAAIALTTMHWPGGSQGVPGPALVPRVLALALLVVSLLIFRSPGTSAPAWVRHHREVPLTMALLAVYALLWRVVPNGHGVLTGVVLLAFLRITGLSWRGAGVTAVLMATVLQLLFERGLGVRF
- a CDS encoding tripartite tricarboxylate transporter substrate binding protein — protein: MGVDVHVDAQRRRFLQAGLAMLAGSAAACARQEGPWPSREVRVIVHAAPGGMSDTVARFTSRGLNERLHVPVLCENRVGAMGAVAFSAVKYAAPDGYLVGYAPVELAVVPHLKYVDLSTHDFDLLARHHRAPAALAVPAASPYRTLRDFIAAVRGGARVAMGAAGPLSVWHLGTLALARQLGRSFVFAPFPGSGPATTALLGGHVDAVMAGVPEVQALVRGGAVRLLGIMADTPSPVFPEAVTFRSEGLDLIFEAWGGFMMPKGVAPATLARLEQDILAAFTQPAFVKYCQTAGLDVQPLDSRAFRAFVDAEATRYARLVREFGFVR
- a CDS encoding HpcH/HpaI aldolase/citrate lyase family protein gives rise to the protein MTTTAETATPWVNPVKARLARGEYVVGMPVTATSLDMALVAARSGFDFLWVEMEHSPITLETLRGIVLATRGLPAVPIARVPAGETWMAKRVLDQGVHGVVFPFMSTPAAAEQASRACRYPPRGVRGSGSGLAEGTWPAVPSYFDSADDQVLVVAVIEQAEGVERCEEIAAVEGIDVLFVGTSDLSFSMGLRGNMMHPDVLKAAERVRDAAHRHGKYCGRPVASPESVQRFAAEGFRLFHAASDLTLFAEGAKAWLDPLGRAKGGPRAAY
- a CDS encoding RraA family protein, with the protein product MSLLTPEELAALAAIDSPTVANAIERFKVRRRVDGYADRDLRCAFPHYGTMLGYAVTCTADSTTEGRADGAGLLGLWAALEAAPKPAVLVIKDVGPDPRKGCHIGEIMATTAKALGAVGCVSDGGLRDVKEVESLGGFQYFCPGFVVSHGQPVILDVNVPVEIHGLPIAPGALLHGDVNGLVDIPLSIAAEVADACQAVRVEEGALLELIKAPGFSVEKLRQWKLTH
- a CDS encoding IclR family transcriptional regulator, with amino-acid sequence MPSRSSRPTVATRKATTRVRDDKYYSKVIGRALEILAVLRKSEAPLGLADIAARVGLAKSSVFRLLHTLEVSGYVDRSAEGAYALSADLRVWGDGMRVSDLVDAAMPHMRTLSREFGETITLAMHFDNRIEVVATLDSPQLIRMANTVGRILPPHASSLGKAITAHLPDDVVERLRRSYGTHRFTAHTIIDEVVLKQEYERVRKEGFSVDAEESVLEGCCFGAPVAGPDGVVVGAISLSLPKMRLRDKAMQKQIIAAVRDAATATGKSMRHG
- a CDS encoding exo-alpha-sialidase, whose protein sequence is MRSLVLAALLLAMPLLPAAAQAPAPVTTRVFGPETATGPYKHPACLTELANGDLYLVYYGGQGEYARDTTVFGARLKAGTSTWSTPVPVAHDPFRSVGNGVIWQAPDGLVWLFYVVRYGDTWGTSRIQAKVSRDLAATWSDAFPVALEPGMMVRNRPIVLADGSYLLPVYFEDGQDTEQVGPKSTSRFLRFDPKAKAPAWESLGEIRSPRGNIQPAVVEVAPGHLIAYSRRGGGYGPTTDGWLVRGESTDGGRTWSEGRDSAFPNPNSAVDFLKLSSGALLLVYNDHMWKRSPLMLALSDDQDRTWPVKRALATGENSFAYPIAFQARDGRIHVVYTSDERKVINHAIVTEAWIRGK